One Alligator mississippiensis isolate rAllMis1 chromosome 16, rAllMis1, whole genome shotgun sequence genomic region harbors:
- the ABCA7 gene encoding phospholipid-transporting ATPase ABCA7 isoform X2, with the protein MGFGTQLGLLLWKNFTYRRRQTIQLAIELLWPLFLFFILISVRQSHPPFEQHECHFPSKALPSAGTLPWIQGIICNANNPCFQYPTAGEMPGTVGNFNGSIISRLFADARRVLLHPDSQQALSHLAQLLPALRRLRGDEAQWTALPVRDYLKANETFSEFLRANASAPPGLADQLLGARLSPRILSLAASGLSLQDVVCNASVLAEVLVVPGAGALGTLQPWLCSLPAPTLQALERSFLSQVDVTRVLAEWLGSGADDVAGTVEALVAVLRGAETLAEEVSAMHSFADLRRELGALGGSTSPQGAFAALSRLACGHANSTGLRIPSLNWYEDSDVRAFLSRNSSEPRAVALDNGTNPYCKELIRSLESNPLSRILWRSIKPLFVGKILYTPPSPGARRIMAEVNRTFQELAVLREVGGAWQELGPRLYTFLNSSLEMQALQELLGAPATTPLLAQRLAGTSWNLSTVRDYLVGPRGWRDTYAELDQVLGTLSQFIECVSLDKIEAVGSEEELVSRALELLEARQFWAGVVFLPPTGNATGDPAPHIRYKIRMDIDDVTRTNKIKDRFWDPGPAADPFSDLRYVWGGFVYVQDLVEQAVTRVLTGTTRRTGLYMQQMPYPCYVDDVFLRVLNRSLPLFMVLAWIYSVAMMVKGVVHEKEARLKETMRIMGLSRGTLWLSWFLSSLLPFLLSSGLLVLILKLGDILPYSDPAVVFLFLVAFAVATIAQCFLLSTFFSRANLASACGGIIYFSCYLPYVLCVAWRDRVTFPLRVLVSLLSPVAFGFGCEYFSLYEEQGVGIQWYNLNASPVQGDPYNFATSVALLLGDTCLYGLATWYIEAVFPGQYGIPKPWNFPFLRSYWFGESSLEGQVPHPTSAPSSAKVLVEEPPAGLEPGVSICNLVKIYRGSSRAAVNGLSLDFFEGQITSFLGHNGAGKTTTMSILTGLLPPSAGTAYILGRDVRSEMDAIRSTMGVCPQHNILFDILTVEEHVWFYGRLKGLSGRQVAAETEQLLRDVGLPHKRREPTRCLSGGMQRKLSVAIAFVGGSRVVVLDEPTAGVDPYSRRGIWDLLLKYRQGRTIVLSTHYMDEAELLGDRIAIIAQGRLCCCGSPLFLKTHLGTGYYLTLVKREPGTRERPAPQGSSGSITIAGKKDDSDSEHSCDTGLGSEQCSESSTVDVPQLSALVQKLVPGSRLVEDIGHELLYVLPSSGAKDGSFGELFRELDTRLGELGVSGYGVSDTTLEEIFLKVAEDTGADTSRSGPPGAPQRVRATPASADTLRALSEDGDLEAAEADLAEEPQETDALRGPEDRGSHQLTGWALTRQQLRALFLKRLLYARRSTRGFLAQIILPAVFVCMALLFSLLVPPFGEYPPLRLEPWMYEQQFTFFSDDAPGDPDSARLLGALLAEPGFGTKCMKDALEPRELCLPALQGEGFHTPAVPPALEEVFRSGNWTPDDPSPPCKCSSPQSRKMLPECPEAAGGLPPPQVQRGTGDILQNLTGRNISDYLVKTYPKIIRQGLRNKKWVNEQRYGGISLGARSLQGLPLAEEVTNAVREIRAVLNVTEGSPLDRLLGNLSNFIAGLDTHDNVKVWFNNKGWHAMVSFLNVVSNGVLRANLPPGADPTRYGITAINHPLNFTKEQLSEAALMATSVDVLVSICVMFAMSFVPASFVLFLIEERVSQAKHLQFVSGMTPGVYWLGNFAWDMCNYLVPAALVVLIFLGFQQKSYVSADNLPSLVLLLLLYGWSITPLMYPASFLFSVPSTAYVALTCINLFIGINGSMATFVLELFTDKKLNDINRVLKKVFLVFPHFCLGRGLIDMVKNQAMADAFERFGDKRFVSPLCWDLAGKNMFAMALQGIVFFLVTLLVQHRFFLTLRPFAVKLPALGEEDEDVAREREKVLSGARQGDVLVLENLTKVYRRRKVPAVDRLCLGIPPGECFGLLGVNGAGKTSTFKMLTGDTEVTLGDARLKGHSVLCDMQAMHQSMGYCPQFDAINDLLTGREHLEFYSRLRGVPEDEAPRVAQWGISKLGLAPYADRLAGGYSGGNKRKLSTAIALIGCPPVIFLDEPTTGMDPGARRFLWNCVLSVIKEGRSVVLTSHSMEECEALCTRMAIMVNGRFRCLGSGQHLKNRFGDGYTIVLRVGGSSPDLQPLEQFMQETFPTIALRERHRGTLQYQLPACRNSLAHVFSTLAAQRARYCLEDYSVSQTTLDQVFLHFAKDQSDEGTASQGPPAPGSVSPSPWTRITRFLQDERYQESRV; encoded by the exons ctctccctTGCCGCCTCCGGCTTGTCGCTGCAGGATGTCGTCTGCAACGCCTCGGTGCTGGCAGAGGTCCTGGTGGTGCCAGGGGCCGGTGCCTTGGGgaccctgcagccctggctctgctccctgccggCCCCCACGCTCCAGGCCTTGGAGCGCAGCTTCCTCTCGCAGGTGGACGTCACCCGAGTCCTTGCG GAGTGGCTGGGCTCCGGGGCGGACGACGTGGCCGGCACCGTGGAAGCCCTGGTGGCTGTTCTACGGGGTGCCGAGACCCTGGCCGAGGAG GTCTCGGCCATGCACAGCTTTGCAGACCTCCGGCgggagctgggggcactgggcGGCAGCACGTCCCCACAGGGTGCCTTCGCGGCCCTGTCCCGCCTTGCCTGCGGCCACGCCAACAGCACCGGGCTCCGCATCCCCTCCCTCAACTGGTACGAGGACAGCGACGTCCGCGCCTTCCTCAGCCGCAACAGCTCCGAGCCCCGGGCCGTCGCCTTGGACAATGGCACCA ACCCCTACTGCAAGGAGCTGATCCGCAGCCTGGAGTCGAACCCGCTGTCGCGCATCCTTTGGCGCAGCATCAAGCCCCTCTTTGTCGGCAAGATCCTCTACACCCCGCCCAGCCCCGGCGCCCGCAGGATCATGGCCGAG GTGAACCGGACCTTCCAGGAGCTGGCCGTGCTGCGGGAGGTGGGAggtgcctggcaggagctggggcccCGGCTTTACACCTTCCTCAACAGCAGCCTGGAAATGCAAGCCCTGCAG gagctgctgggggcacctgccaccacccccctccTGGCCCAGCGCCTGGCAGGCACCTCCTGGAACCTGTCGACCGTGCGGGACTACCTGGTGGGGCCGCGGGGCTGGCGTGACACCTACGCTGAGCTCGACCAGGTCCTGGGCACCCTCAGCCAGTTCATCGAG TGCGTCTCCCTGGACAAGATCGAGGCGGTGGGCTCTGAGGAGGAGCTGGTGTCGCGGGcgctggagctgctggaggcgCGCCAGTTCTGGGCCGGCGTGGTCTTCCTGCCGCCCACCGGCAACGCCACGGGGGACCCGGCCCCCCACATCCGTTACAAGATCCGCATGGACATCGACGATGTCACGCGCACCAACAAGATCAAGGACAG GTTCTGGGACCCCGGCCCGGCTGCCGACCCCTTCAGCGACCTGCGCTACGTGTGGGGGGGCTTCGTGTATGTGCAGGACCTGGTGGAGCAAGCCGTCACGCGGGTGCTGACCGGCACAACCCGGCGCACGGGGCTGTACATGCAGCAGATGCCCTACCCCTGCTATGTAGATGATGT GTTCCTGCGGGTGCTGAACCGGTCGCTGCCCCTGTTCATGGTGCTGGCCTGGATCTACTCGGTGGCCATGATGGTCAAGGGCGTTGTGCACGAGAAGGAGGCGCGCCTGAAGGAGACCATGCGGATCATGGGGCTCAGCCGTGGCACCCTCTGGCTCAGCTGGTTCCTCAGCAGcttgctccccttcctcctcagCTCCGGCCTCCTCGTCCTCATCCTCAAG CTGGGGGACATCCTGCCCTACAGCGACCCCGCCGTGGTCTTCCTCTTCCTGGTGGCCTTCGCGGTGGCCACCATTGCCCAGTGCTTCCTCCTCAGCACCTTCTTCTCCCGCGCCAACCTGGCCTCGGCATGCGGCGGCATCATCTACTTCTCATGCTACCTGCCCTACGTGCTGTGCGTGGCCTGGCGCGACCGCGTCACCTTCCCGCTCCGCGTCCTCGTG AGCCTCCTGTCCCCGGTGGCGTTCGGGTTCGGCTGCGAGTACTTCTCCCTCTACGAGGAGCAGGGCGTGGGCATCCAGTGGTACAACCTCAACGCCAGCCCCGTGCAGGGCGACCCATACAACTTTGCCACCTCCGTGGCGCTGCTGCTCGGGGACACATGTCTGTACGGCCTGGCCACCTGGTACATCGAGGCCGTCTTCCCAG GCCAGTACGGGATTCCCAAGCCCTGGAACTTCCCCTTCCTGCGGAGCTACTGGTTCGGCGAGTCttccctggaggggcaggtgccccaccccaccagtgcccccagctctgccaaag TGCTGGTGGAGGAGCCGCCCGCAGGGCTGGAGCCCGGGGTCTCCATCTGCAACCTGGTGAAGATTTACCGCGGCAGCAGCCGAGCGGCCGTCAACGGGCTGAGCCTCGACTTCTTCGAGGGCCAGATCACCTCCTTCCTGGGCCACAATGGAGCGGGCAAGACCACCACCAT gtcCATCCTGACCggcctcctgccccccagtgcAGGCACGGCCTACATCCTGGGCCGGGACGTGCGCTCGGAGATGGATGCCATCCGGAGTACCATGGGCGTGTGCCCGCAGCACAACATCCTGTTTGACAT CCTGACGGTGGAGGAGCACGTCTGGTTCTACGGGCGCCTGAAGGGGCTGTCGGGGCGGCAGGTGGCGGCGGAGACAGAGCAGCTCCTCCGGGACGTGGGGCTGCCCCACAAGCGGCGCGAGCCGACCCGCTGCCTCTCGGGCGGCATGCAGCGCAAGCTCTCCGTGGCCATCGCCTTTGTGGGCGGCTCCAGGGTGGTCGTGCTGGACGAGCCCACGGCCGGCGTCGACCCCTACTCCCGGCGCGGCATCTGGGACCTGCTGCTCAAGTATCGCCAAG gACGCACCATCGTCCTCTCCACCCACTACATGGACGAGGCAGAGCTGCTGGGCGACCGCATCGCCATCATCGCGCAGGGCCGGCTCTGCTGCTGCGGCTCCCCGCTCTTCCTCAAGACCCACCTGGGCACTGGCTACTACCTCACCCTGGTCAAGCGGGAGCCGGGGACCCGGGAGCGGCCGGCCCCCCAGGGCAGCTCCGGCAGCATCACTATTGCTGGCAAGAAG gaTGACAGCGATTCAGAGCACAGCTGTGACACCGGCCTGGGCAGCGAGCAGTGCAGCGAGTCCAGCACCGTGG ATGTGCCACAGCTGTCGGCCCTGGTGCAGAAGCTGGTGCCCGGCTCCCGGCTGGTGGAGGACATTGGGCATGAGCTGCTCTACGTCCTGCCGTCCAGCGGTGCCAAAGACGGGTCCTTCGGAGAGCTCTTCCGGGAGCTGGACACCCGCCTGGGCGAGCTGGGTGTCTCCGGCTACGGGGTCTCGGACACCACCTTGGAGGAG ATCTTTCTGAAGGTGGCCGAGGACACTGGCGCTGACACCAGCAGGTCAG GCCCCCCAGGAGCCCCCCAGCGCGTGAGAGCCACCCCTGCCTCGGCCGACACCCTCCGGGCGCTGAGTGAAGACggggacctggaggcagcagaggctgatCTGG CGGAGGAGCCCCAGGAGACGGATGCCCTGCGGGGCCCAGAGGACAGAGGATCCCACCAGCTCACGGGCTGGGCCCTCACCCGCCAGCAGCTCCGCGCCCTCTTCCTCAAGAGGCTGCTCTACGCCCGCCGCAGCACCCGCGGCTTCTTGGCGCAG ATCATCCTGCCGGCCGTCTTTGTGTGCATGGCCCTCCTCTTCAGCCTGCTGGTGCCGCCTTTCGGGGAGTACCCCCCGCTGCGCCTCGAGCCCTGGATGTACGAGCAGCAGTTCACCTTCTTCAG CGACGATGCCCCGGGGGACCCTGACTCCGCGCGTCTCCTGGGCGCCCTCCTGGCCGAGCCGGGCTTCGGGACCAAGTGCATGAAGGACGCGTTGGAGCC gagggagctgtgcctgccagcactgcaaGGAGAAGGTTTCCACACCCCCGCGGTGCCCCCAGCCCTAGAGGAGGTTTTCCGAAGCGGGAACTGGACGCCGGACgatccctccccaccctgcaagtGCAGCTCCCCGCAGTCCCGCAAGATGCTGCCTGAGTGCCCCGAAGCAGCTGGGGGGCTGCCCCCTCCACAg GTGCAGCGAGGCACCGGCGACATCCTCCAGAACCTCACGGGGAGGAACATCTCCGACTACCTGGTGAAAACCTACCCCAAGATCATCCGCCAGGG GCTGCGAAACAAGAAGTGGGTCAACGAGCAGAG GTATGGTGGCATCTCGCTGGGGGCCCGTAGCCTGCAGGGCCTGCCGTTGGCGGAGGAGGTGACCAACGCCGTGCGGGAGATCCGGGCGGTGCTGAATGTCACCGAG GGGAGCCCCCTGGACAGGTTGCTGGGAAACCTGAGCAACTTCATTGCTGGGCTGGACACGCACGATAATGTCAAG GTGTGGTTCAACAACAAGGGCTGGCACGCCATGGTGTCCTTCCTCAACGTGGTGAGCAATGGGGTGCTGCGCGCCAACCTGCCCCCGGGCGCTGACCCCACGCGCTACGGCATCACGGCCATCAACCACCCCCTCAACTTCACCAAGGAGCAGCTCTCGGAGGCTGCCCT GATGGCGACGTCGGTGGACGTGCTGGTCTCCATCTGCGTGATGTTTGCCATGTCCTTCGTCCCCGCCAGCTTCGTCCTCTTCCTCATCGAGGAGCGAGTCAGCCAGGCCAAGCACCTGCAGTTCGTCAGCGGCATGACGCCCGGCGTCTACTGGCTGGGCAACTTCGCCTGGGACAtg TGTAACTACCTGGTGCCTGCCGCGCTGGTCGTCCTCATCTTCCTCGGCTTCCAGCAGAAGTCCTACGTGTCCGCGGACAACCTGccctccctggtgctgctgctgctgctctatgG ctgGTCCATCACACCGCTGATGTACCCGGCCTCCTTCCTCTTCAGCGTCCCCAGCACAGCCTACGTGGCCCTGACCTGCATCAACCTCTTCATCGGCATCAACGGCAGCATGGCCACCTTCGTGCTGGAGCTCTTCACTGACAAA AAGCTGAACGACATCAACCGCGTCCTGAAGAAGGTCTTCCTCGTCTTCCCCCACTTCTGCCTGGGCCGCGGCCTCATCGACATGGTGAAGAACCAGGCTATGGCAGATGCCTTTGAGCGCTTTG GAGACAAGCGGTTCGTGTCCCCGCTGTGCTGGGACCTGGCCGGGAAGAACATGTTCGCCATGGCCCTGCAGGGCATCGTCTTCTTCCTCGTCACCCTCCTGGTGCAGCACAGGTTCTTCCTCACGCTCAG GCCCTTTGCCGTCAAGCTACCCGCTCTGGGGGAGGAGGACGAGGATGTGGCCAGGGAGCGGGAGAAGGTGCTGAGCGGCGCGCGGCAGGGAGACGTCCTGGTGCTGGAGAACCTGACCAAG gtgTACAGGAGGAGGAAGGTGCCAGCCGTGGACCGCCTGTGCTTGGGGATCCCCCCGGGGGAG TGCTTCGGTCTCCTGGGGGTCAACGGTGCCGGGAAGACGTCCACCTTCAAAATGCTGACAGGGGACACCGAGGTGACGCTGGGGGACGCCCGGCTGAAGGGGCacag CGTGCTGTGCGACATGCaggccatgcaccagagcatggGCTACTGCCCCCAGTTCGACGCCATCAACGACCTGCTGACGGGCCGGGAGCACCTGGAGTTTTACAGCCGCCTGCGTGGGGTCCCCGAGGACGAGGCCCCCAGG GTGGCCCAGTGGGGCATCTCCAAGCTGGGGCTGGCGCCCTACGCGGACAGACTGGCCGGCGGGTACAGCGGGGGCAATAAGCGCAAGCTTTCCACGGCCATCGCCCTCATCGGGTGCCCGCCTGTCATCTTCCTG GACGAGCCGACCACCGGGATGGACCCCGGAGCCCGGAGGTTCCTGTGGAACTGTGTCCTCAGCGTGATCAAGGAGGGCAGGTCCGTGGTGCTCACCTCCCACAG CATGGAGGAGTGCGAAGCCCTGTGCACCCGCATGGCCATCATGGTGAACGGCCGGTTCCGGTGCCTGGGGAGCGGGCAGCACCTGAAGAACAG GTTTGGAGACGGCTACACCATCGTGCTGCGGGTTGGGGGCTCCAGCCCggacctgcagcccctggagcAGTTCATGCAGGAGACCTTCCCCACCATCGCCCTCCGGGAGCGGCACCGCGGCACGCTGCAGTACCAGCTGCCCGCCTGCCGCAACTCGCTGGCCCACGTCTTCAGCACCCTGGCAGCTCAGCGCGCCCGCTACTGCCTCGAGGACTACTCTGTGTCCCAGACCACGCTCGACCAG gtGTTCCTGCATTTTGCCAAGGACCAAAGCGATGAGGGCACTGCCTcgcagggcccccctgcacccggCTCCgtgagccccagcccctggacccGGATCACGCGCTTCCTGCAGGACGAGCGCTaccaggagagcagggtctga